In Aegilops tauschii subsp. strangulata cultivar AL8/78 chromosome 3, Aet v6.0, whole genome shotgun sequence, one genomic interval encodes:
- the LOC109774198 gene encoding uncharacterized protein, translating into MSMRRLGASDFRGVRERRSDAFSSEIWFGEKRLILGTFDTAEEAAWRLLRPRREMNFPDMSTSQQAQDLSPLPRLFTDEDRRDHRRRQRRLAIAEMDVEAMAVWCERFPQDIVNERQFYKQRRTEREARRTERAAYREDKRARKQAAQLKMKLGEASSRGFQDERYADAYIQTSEEDITKSESENDE; encoded by the coding sequence ATGTCGATGCGCCGCTTGGGCGCTTCGGATTTTCGCGGAGTCCGCGAGCGCCGCTCCGACGCCTTCTCCTCCGAGATCTGGTTTGGCGAGAAACGCCTCATTCTCGGCACCTTCGACACCGCAGAGgaggcggcgtggcgcctcctgCGGCCTCGTCGGGAGATGAATTTTCCCGACATGTCGACGAGCCAGCAAGCGCAGGATCTCTCGCCTCTCCCGCGGCTtttcaccgacgaggatcgtcgtgaCCACCGGAGGCGGCAGCGTCGCCTCgccatcgccgagatggacgtgGAAGCCATGGCGGTGTGGTGCgaacgcttcccgcaggacatcgtCAACGAGCGCCAGTTCTACAAGCAAAGGAGGACGGAGAGGGAGGCGAGGAGgacggagcgagccgcctatcgggAGGACAAGCGTGCGCGGAAGCAGGCCGCTCAATTAAAAATGAAGCTAGGAGAAGCGTCCTCCCGGGGCTTCCAGGACGAGCGGTATGCTGACGCCTACattcagacgtcggaggaggacattaccAAGTCGGAGTCGGAAAACGACGAGTAG